The genomic DNA TCAGTGAATACGGCGACAATCTGACGGACATCCCGGCGGCTGAAAAGATGGAGGCATGCAGCAAGATTCGGCGCGCTCTCTATGACAACAAGCGCCAATACAATCTCGAGGATGCGTTCACGCAGCCCCGATACAAGCGACAAGTCAAGAAGCTTGAGGAATACTCCTCGGAGCTTGGTTGCCCGACTGGTTCGAAGTAGCTTCAAGCTAAGAAAAAGCCCGCCGCAGAGGATTTTGCGGCGGGTTTTTTTTTTGTTGATGTAACTAGGATATATGGACGCAGAGTATGAAGATAAGAATCAAGGGTACGTGGGGCGGAAAGCGGAATGCAATTTTTTTTGGGGCGTGTGTTGGTTTTTGATATTGGTTGGAGTGTATATCGCCATAAAGCATACACCCCGCAGACTGGGGAGCAGATGTTTTTCCCTCAGTTGTGAGGAGAGTTATGAAACTCTCTGCCACAACGACCGAGTTTGAAAGTAAGTCAAAGATTTCAAGTCAATGACAGATAGAGGGACAATTGGGATGATCCAGAACTCCTTGATTACAGAGTTGCACAGATAATTGATTCATTTCAACGCGACATTATTGCAATAGTAAATCAGCATTTCTGAAGGTAAGCATTAGTGACCTCGCAAAACATCCTGATCTTGTTGTAAAGTTTAAGGTGGAAGAGGGATGTGTAAAAATTCTTGCTGAAACATTACAAAAGATTTTGGAATACACGAAAGAATTTACGACGGAAGATAAAATGCACAATGCGGATGATATTTTTTTCGGTCATCGTCATCTCTTCATTGGTTCTTAACCACTTTAGACAGCAGATGTATATATTGCAAAAATTGATAATGAAACAAAAGTCAGATTCAGGAAATGGATATTGAGATTGAAAAAGTAAGCAAGGGATAGAGCCCACAATTCAAAAAGTCACCTTACTCAAGAAAAACGAACACCTAAAGCCGTTGCACGTAATGTCGACAAGGATGACGTCATAACAACCGGAGATGGCAACGAGATTAAGGGAGAGACTTGAAAGATGTTTATGCTGATCGTCCGGAAGTGATTTCTTACAAGACCTACAAAGTAGACGCCAAGTACACAGTTACCGCGTATAATTTTGAAATTGAACTTAAAGGCGAAGGAAAGCCTTTCTGGGCAAGACCAACTACCTTGAGGACAACGAACGCGCACGTTTGATTAACCAACTATGGCCATTGAAAGCGGCAAACCACAAGTTGCTGAATTACAAGTGACTGTTGAAATTTCCAAAATTACAGGCGCAACCATTGTTGGCTTTGGTCCTCCCCGCGAAGACGCTGCGTCTTTGCCTGTGGTTTTAAATATAGCAAAAGACGCTGTTGACGAACCGCAACAGGCATCTCTTCAGTTTTAACCTCTTAGGCTTCAGCGGGCATAGTCACTTTACATGCCTATTGAACGACATTTTTTTACATGGACAGTTAATAGGGTAGGGGCTTGGCTGATCAAGCCTAAGGCTCACTCTCAGGGTTTTCATGGATATACCAGAAGATATCATTGAAAAAATATGTGCCGAAAATCCAAATTTCAAGCGAGCAGACCAAGGCGTCATTCTAGAAAAAGACGGGATGGCACTTCATATCTTTGGTACGTATGATCCGGAAGACATAGATGCAGTTGGCGAAGAAGGTTCTTGGCTTCTTTTTGTTCACGTGCTGAAGTCCTAAGGCTTCTCAATCCTCAATCAAATGAAGATGCCCTTTTAAAAGTTAGGGCTGAAGCCATGGTTGATTTTCCTAGACTGGTAAGAGTGTTTAGAAAAAGAAGAAGAGGCAAAGCCAGTTATGCCGACTAATTGGGCAATTCCTTTGGTGTTAATGATCGTTATTTGTCAAACTTATCTGGAATCAGCAGCGACTTAGGCGAATACCCGCAGGCCTTGCATATCTTGATCAAGCAAATGCTATGTGTATCAGGACAGATTGGGGAAATGTAATAGCGGTGTCCGACCTCTTAATTATTATTTTTACTTTATGAATCTGTTTTATTTTGGGGAACAGTTGGGGGTCGAAGGACAAGATTGCTTCAATGCTTTTTTAATAGCTTTAAGGATTATGGGGGGATTTGAGTCTCATGATTTCGACCTAAGACCCAAGAGGTATTCTGGATTGGAATGTTGAAATGATCCTAAAGTCCCGTGGGGCAATGCAATACGATTTTGTGCTTGGACACGAATATGCACATCATGTATTGGGTCACCTTACTGACTCCAAAATTACAAATGTTAGGCTTTAGCATACCCCTATTAGCTATACTTACAATCATAATCATAAAAAAGAGTACGATGCTGATCACTATGCGATCAAATTTATTACTGGTAATAATGAATACAAAAGCAACCGTTAACGAGGCATTTCAGGTTTTGATTTATTTTCACCTGTCTAAACTGGTTGAAGATTTTATCGCTCCACAGATACACCAAGGCACACATCCCAGCCCTTTGAGCCGTATTAAAAAATTGCGGAAAAAAGTTAACAAAAAATATGGCCGTACCATGGCTCAACTAAATGAAGAAATCGAATGTCTAGAAGGATTTATAAGACGATTCACAACTGATTGGCTTCCTTACAATATGGATAAGTTTGAAATGTATGGATCGTTCTATCTTCCCTTATAAGAAGGAATTACTTGTCGACCGACTTGATTTTTAAAATCAGAGTATGTGTTTTGACCACAATAAGGCGAACTGAATTTCATACGAAATGGAGAAAGAGGGTAGGCCTTACCGCCCTTGCCCTCTTCTTCTTAATCCCCTTATCCACCTGCGGCGGAATGTACGTCAGGAATTGATCAAGCAGTTCTGCCTAACTCTGCCCGGTGAGCATCATTTCCCGGTTCGCCGAGGATTCCCTCGTTGACCATGCGTCTGTACTGGGGAAAGCCAAAAGAAATCAATGACAATGCAACTACCAAAAAAAATGGCTCCGAATTTATCGGAGCCATTTTTATCAACATGTATGGAAAACGCCTTGGCTGAAAACAGCAGGGCGTTTTTATTACAGCGGTGTAGAGATGTTTAGTCTTCGCGGCTGGTGATTTCCAGCAGGTGGTAACCGAACTGGGTCTTTACCGGGCCATGAACTTCGCCAACTGCTTCGTTGAACACAACGGTGTCGAATTCCGGGACCATGGCACCGGGGCCGAACTGACCCAGATCGCCGCCGCGCTGTCCGGAAGGGCAGCTGGAGTGCTGCTTTGCCATTTCACCAAAATCTGCGCCGTCCTGAATTTGTTTTTTCAGGTCCAGACAGGTCTGTTCATCACTAACCAAAATATGGCGGGCAGTTGCTTTTGCCATGCGCGTACTCCTGTAAGCTTTTTTATAAAATTAAACCACGTGATTTGCCGTTGCGACTTTGCGCGTCGCAAAAAATGTAGTTTACATGGATACGCGTGGACTGCAAGGTCAAAACCCGCATCCGGCTGAGGGGGACACCATACCGATTTCTCATCGGTTCATCCTGAAAACATTTCCTTTCCACCTAAATATCCAATCGACACAAACTAAAAAACGCACAAAAAAAAGGCCTTCCAAGAAGGCCCTTTTTCGTATCCATTCATGAATTGGAAGCGGTTTTACAACCCCTTCTTTCTTCTCAATCCACTTATCCACCTTCGGCGGAATATAGGTCAGGAACTGGTCAAGCAGTTCTGCCGGGCTGTGGCCGGTGAGGACCATTTTCCGGTGGTCGCTGACGAGGAAGCCTTCATCGACCATGCGGTCCATGTGGTCGGCGAGGCAGGCATAATAGCCTTTGACGTCGAGCAGGCCGCAGGGCTTGGCGTGGTAGCCGAGCTGGTTCCACGTGAGCGCTTCGAAGAATTCCTCCAGCGTGCCGAGGCCGCCGGGAAGGGCGATGAAACCGTCCGAGAGATCGGCCATCTTCTGTTTGCGTTCGTGCATGGATTCGACCACGTGCATGTCGGACAGGCCGGTGTGGGCCACTTCCTTTTCCACGAGCAGTTTGGGGATGACGCCGATGACTTCGCCGCCCGCTTCAAGGCAGGTGTTGGCAAGGCGGCCCATCAGGCCGACGTTGGAGCCTCCGTAGACAAGGCCGATGCCGCGGTCTGCGAGTTCCCGTCCGAGAGCGACGGTGGCCTCGGCGTAGGACGGGTCGAAACCGGGATTGGAGCCGAGATAGACGCAGATTCGCTTCATGATGCGGCCTCGACAGCCTTTCTGATGTCCTCCACGAATTCGTCGACCATCTCTTCGGTGGTGGCCCAAGAGGTCATCCAGCGGACGGTCTGGTCGTGTTCGTCCCATACATAGAAATAATATTTTTCAAGCAGCTCTTCCGTGGCCGCAGGCGGGAGATGCGCGAAGAGCGCGTTGCAGTCCACGGTGCCCTTGATGGTCACGCCGTCGATGGCTCCGGCCTTGTCAGCGAGACGTTTCGCCATGGCGTTGGCCTGACGGGCGTTTTCGAGCCAGAGGTCGTCCTGAAGATAGCGTTCGAGCTGTGCGGAGACGAAGCGCATCTTGGAGACGAGCTGCATGGCCTGTTTGCGAAGGTACTGGAAGCCTTCGCCAATATCCGGGTTCAGGAAAACCACGGCCTCGCCCATGAGACAGCCGTTCTTGGTGCCGCCGAAGGAGATGAAGTCGATGTCGAGGGCGGTGGTCATGTCGAAAAACGAGCAGTCGAGTGCCGCGCAGGCGTTGGCGATGCGTGCGCCGTCCATGTGGACGAGCAGGTCCCGGTCATGGGCGAATTCCACGATATCCTCAATCTCCTTGAGGGTGTAGAGTTTGCCGAGTTCCGTGGGCTGGGTGATGGAGATCACCTTGGGCTGGCTGGCGTGTACGAATCCGATATGGCCGAGATACGGCGCGATCATGCCGGGAGTCAGCTTGCCGTCTTCGGACGGGATGGGCACGAGCTTGATGCCGCCGAAAGCCTCGGGCGCACCGCATTCGTCGTTGTTGATGTGGGCCTGCGTGGCGCAGATGACCGAGTTGTAGGTTTGGGTCACGGTACGCAGTCCGAGCACGTTGGCGGCGGTGCCGGTGGTCACGTAATGGATGCGTGCCTGCGAGCCGAAGAACTCCTTGAAGACTTCATCGGTATGGATGGATATTTCATCGTCGCCGTAGGACTTGAGGTGGCCGGTGTTGCATTTGACCACGGCCTCCATGATGGCCGGGTGTGCGCCGGAATTGTTGTCGCTTGCAAATGATTTCATAGGATTACTCCAGACCGAAAAAGGTTCGGGCGGTTTCGTTTTGCAGGATGTGAGCGGCCAGCTCCGCATATCCCGATGCCGTGGGATGCACGGTGTCACCGTCGATCAGCGACTGACGGTATACGGACGATTGCCGCATGGCGTCAACAGTGGGGACGTATGGGATATCTATCTGCTTGCACATGGCGGCCAGCAGGTCCGAGAGGAGCGTGATTTCTTCGCTCTTTTGCGGGTCGTTCACCGGGGTGGGGCCGATGAGCAGGACGTCGCCGGTGTCCCTTTGCCTTGGTCAGAATGGTCAGGGCGGCGGCAAGCGACTGCTCGGTCGCAACCGCGTTCATGATGTCGGCCACGCCGAAACTGAAAACGAGCTTGGCAGGCTGGCCGTCCAGCCTACGCAAGGCGGCTTCGGTCTGCCAGCGGTGCTGGATGAACTGGGTGGTGTCCTTGCGGACGCCGAGGTTGTATGTGGTGACGTCCTGTCCCGCATTGTGCAGGGCGGCTGTGATGTTTCCGGGCCAGCCGAGGCCGGATTCGTCGCCGTAGCCGAGAGTCAGGGAATCCCCGATGCAGCAGATGACCATGCGTTACTCCTTGATGCGTGCGTGTATGGATTCGACGTCGATGGCGAATGCCGCCGTTGCTTCGAGCGCCTTTTCATTGAAGGGCATTTCCCTGCCCGCGAATTTGACGGTGATGATGCTCAGGGCCGCGGATTTGTCCTCGCCTTCAAGGGCGCGCGGTGTGCCTTTGCCCATGACCGAGCGGAAGCGGTAGCCGAATGCACAGGCACTGTCGCCGTGCTTCGGTTCCATGTCCTTTGCGGCGGAAAAGGCCACGGGTGTGCCGGTCATGAGTGCCTCGTACTTGCGGCCTCTTTTGCCGGAATGAATGTAGATGATGCCGTTTTCTTCCGCGAAGTTCACCGGCACGCTGTATGGGCCGCCTTCATCGTAGAGTGCGAGCCACAGCACATCGGTCTTGGACAGAATGTCCTGAATCGTTTCCATGTTGTCGGTGACGCCTTTCCGCATGTATTCCTCCGGTCTTTCAAAAAACGGACAAACCGTTTATTAGTCTCCCATGGAGCAGAAGACAACCGCCGGTCCCCGAATTTCCGTGATTATACCGGTTTTCAACGAGACGGCCATCATCAATGGCATCGTGCGTCATGTTCGTGACGTGGCCGAAGGACCAGTGGAAATCGTCGTGGCCGACGGCGGGTCGGGGTACAGGACGCTTGCCGCTGTTGCGGACCCGGCTGTCATAAGGGTGGAAAGCCTGCCCGGACGGGGAATACAGATGAACGCGGGGGCGAAGTGCGCCACGGGCGACATCCTGCTGTTCCTTCACGCCGACACCCTGCTGCCGCAGAATGCGTTTGCCGATATCCGGCGTGCCGTGAAAGGCGGTGCCGTGGGTGGTGCGTTCTCCCTGTCCATTGATTCTCCCCGGCTGTCTCTTGGAATAGTGTCGTGGTTCGCCAATTGGCGTACCCGTCTTGAGCGTGTGCCCTACGGCGATCAGGCGCAGTTTATCCTGACCGAAACGTTCCGTGATCTCGGCGGTTTCGCCGATGTGCCGATCATGGAAGATGTGGAATTATTTCAGAGAATTCGTCGACGGGGATTGCCCATATCCGTTTTGCGGGCTACAGTGAACACTTCTCCGCGCCGTTGGAATCGTGAGGGAGTCCTTCGGCGCACCCTGAAAAATTGGTGGATGCGCGTTCGCTACGCGCTGGGCGCATCACCGCAGGAACTGGTCAGACAGTATCGCCCCGGCGGTTCAGAGGACGAGGAATGAGCGACTGTATCCTGTATTTCGTGAAATACCCGCATCCCGGAGAGGTCAAGACGCGTCTTGCCGATGGGTGTTCGGCTGAACTGGCCGCGGAATTCTATCGCATGCTTGCCCGGAAGAAGCTTGCTGAAATAGCCGGGACCCCGAAGGCGGACGTATTCGTTTGCTATTTCCCGGAAACAATGCGTCGTGAAACGGTTGAATGGCTCGGCGCTTCCCACAAGTATATTTCACAGAAAGGGGCCGACTTGGGACGCCGTATGGAGAATGCCTTTCGAGAGGTTTTTTTCATGGGATATGACCGGGTGGTGCTGGTGGGCAGCGATATCCCCGGCCTGACGCCGGAAATTTTGCGGGCCGGACTGGATTCATTGCATTCCGGGGCGGCGTGCATTGGTCCGGCAGGGGACGGCGGGTATTATCTCGTCGGATTTCACCGTCACAGCTTTGTGCCGGAGGTGTTTCACGACATGCAGTGGAGCCGGGAGGAAGTCGGGCAGCGGACGGTCAACCGTTTTGCCGCCCTGGATGTCGAATGTACGCGCCTTGAACCGCTGGATGACATTGACACGATAGAGGATCTTGAGGAAATGGTTGCGCTGGGAGAGAGGGGGCCGCTCAAGGGAGAGGTGCTTGAACTCGCCAGAAGACTGACCGTGGTATAACGAAAACGAAATTGGAGGAATGTATGGGACTGCTTGATAAAGTGCTTGGGAACGCATCCGAAGTGAATGTAGAGGATATTCAAACCGAGTTTACGCCCATTCTGGCGGACGGCGAAAGCGTGGTCATGGCCTATCAGGTGGTACGCGATATGTTCGTGTTCACCAACAGGCGGCTGGTTCTGGTGGACAAGCAGGGGATGACCGGCAAAAAGGTCGATTATCATTCGCTGCCGTACAAATCCATCACTCACTTTGCTGTGGAAACGTCCGGCCATTTCGACATGGATGCGGAACTCAAGATCTGGGTGTCCGGCATGCGTGAACCCATGGTCAAGGAACTCAGGAAGGGAGCTGATGTGGTCGGTGTCCAGAAGACGCTTGCCCAGTACGTATTGAAGTAACGCAATACGCCGGATCGGAATATACAACCCCGTCGAAGGAGCTACCAAAAAGTGGGGCTTCCTGTCGGCGGGGTCTCTTTTTTAGAATTCCATGAGTCCGAGTGGATCGAGTTCGCTGACTTCCTTGCGAATGAACTTGGCGATGTCGAAGAACAGGTCCTTGCGGATTTCCACGAGCTGCCATGTGGTGCCGGTGCCGAAGGAGTTCCAGAGTTCGGTTTCAATGCCTTGGCGAACCTTGAATTCCACGGTGTCCACTTCGGGTTCCGAGCCTTCGAGGTGCGTCTGCATGAGCGGGACCAGACCGCAGGTGACGTGCTGGATGTCGATGATGTCGGTGGAAG from uncultured Pseudodesulfovibrio sp. includes the following:
- a CDS encoding low specificity L-threonine aldolase, translating into MKSFASDNNSGAHPAIMEAVVKCNTGHLKSYGDDEISIHTDEVFKEFFGSQARIHYVTTGTAANVLGLRTVTQTYNSVICATQAHINNDECGAPEAFGGIKLVPIPSEDGKLTPGMIAPYLGHIGFVHASQPKVISITQPTELGKLYTLKEIEDIVEFAHDRDLLVHMDGARIANACAALDCSFFDMTTALDIDFISFGGTKNGCLMGEAVVFLNPDIGEGFQYLRKQAMQLVSKMRFVSAQLERYLQDDLWLENARQANAMAKRLADKAGAIDGVTIKGTVDCNALFAHLPPAATEELLEKYYFYVWDEHDQTVRWMTSWATTEEMVDEFVEDIRKAVEAAS
- a CDS encoding PH domain-containing protein, with product MGLLDKVLGNASEVNVEDIQTEFTPILADGESVVMAYQVVRDMFVFTNRRLVLVDKQGMTGKKVDYHSLPYKSITHFAVETSGHFDMDAELKIWVSGMREPMVKELRKGADVVGVQKTLAQYVLK
- a CDS encoding pyridoxamine 5'-phosphate oxidase family protein, yielding MRKGVTDNMETIQDILSKTDVLWLALYDEGGPYSVPVNFAEENGIIYIHSGKRGRKYEALMTGTPVAFSAAKDMEPKHGDSACAFGYRFRSVMGKGTPRALEGEDKSAALSIITVKFAGREMPFNEKALEATAAFAIDVESIHARIKE
- a CDS encoding TIGR04283 family arsenosugar biosynthesis glycosyltransferase is translated as MEQKTTAGPRISVIIPVFNETAIINGIVRHVRDVAEGPVEIVVADGGSGYRTLAAVADPAVIRVESLPGRGIQMNAGAKCATGDILLFLHADTLLPQNAFADIRRAVKGGAVGGAFSLSIDSPRLSLGIVSWFANWRTRLERVPYGDQAQFILTETFRDLGGFADVPIMEDVELFQRIRRRGLPISVLRATVNTSPRRWNREGVLRRTLKNWWMRVRYALGASPQELVRQYRPGGSEDEE
- a CDS encoding peptidylprolyl isomerase — protein: MAKATARHILVSDEQTCLDLKKQIQDGADFGEMAKQHSSCPSGQRGGDLGQFGPGAMVPEFDTVVFNEAVGEVHGPVKTQFGYHLLEITSRED
- a CDS encoding TIGR04282 family arsenosugar biosynthesis glycosyltransferase — its product is MSDCILYFVKYPHPGEVKTRLADGCSAELAAEFYRMLARKKLAEIAGTPKADVFVCYFPETMRRETVEWLGASHKYISQKGADLGRRMENAFREVFFMGYDRVVLVGSDIPGLTPEILRAGLDSLHSGAACIGPAGDGGYYLVGFHRHSFVPEVFHDMQWSREEVGQRTVNRFAALDVECTRLEPLDDIDTIEDLEEMVALGERGPLKGEVLELARRLTVV
- a CDS encoding GDSL-type esterase/lipase family protein, which encodes MVICCIGDSLTLGYGDESGLGWPGNITAALHNAGQDVTTYNLGVRKDTTQFIQHRWQTEAALRRLDGQPAKLVFSFGVADIMNAVATEQSLAAALTILTKAKGHRRRPAHRPHPGERPAKERRNHAPLGPAGRHVQADRYPIRPHC